The genomic segment CTAACTCAACACTTCCATTATCTTTTTTCTCAAATTTAGAGATACTAGGCTCTCCTATTAAATCTTCATTTTTAACATCAAGTTGCTTTAAACCTTCATCTAAAACTTTTCTAATAGCTTCACCTTGTGCATCTTCAAGTAGTTTATCTGCATATCTTTGTTTTACAACTGCAACAGGAACTTTTCCTTTTCTAAACCCTTGAACATTCATAGTTTTTGCAGCCTGAGCAGCTACTTTATCTAAGTTTTTTTCTATTAACTCTTTTGAAATTGTTGCTTTAATCTCAACATTTGCTTCATCAACTCTATTTGCTTTAAATTCCATCAAATTTACTCCGAATTTTAATTTTAGCAAATATTTTATCTAATTTTTAATAAGGATTTTCTTTAAGTAAGTATTTTGTTTTAAAACAAAAGATTAATAATCTTTTGTTTTTCTCATTTGAAGTAACTCTCTTTGAACAGAGATGTTTATATCTTCATTTGCTTCAAAATTTAATGAGTAGTTTCTACCATCATAATCAACAGAATTTAAAATTATTTTCAAAGCTTCAAAACGAGCAAGCTGTTTATCATCACTTCGTATTATATGCCAAGGTGCACTTCTAGAAGTTGTTCTTCTTAACATCTCATATTTTTTCTCACTAAACTCATCCCACAAATCTTGAGCTTGCATATCAACTTCAGAAAACTTCCACTGTCGAAGTGGATCTTGTATTCTTCTATCAAATCTTCTTTTTTGCTCCTCTTTTGAAACTGAAAAATATAATTTGATTAAAATCATACCTTGCCGTACTAAATCTTGCTCAAAATTTACAATATCTTCCATAAAAATTTCATGCTCTTCAGGTGTACAAAATCCAAAAATTGGCTCAACCATAGCACGATTATACCAAGATCTATCAAACAAAACTATCTCTCCACCTGTTGGGAAATGCTCAATATATCTTTGTAAAAACCACTGATTTCTTTGTGTTTCTGTTGGTTTACCAAGAGCTACAACTCTATAATGCTTGTTATTCATATATCTTGTAATTCTTCTTATTGCACCACCTTTTCCAGAAGCATCTCTTCCTTCAAAGATAATAATCATTCTTTTATTCTCTTTTTCTAACCAATTTTGAAGCTTTATTAATTCAATCTGATATGGTTTTAAAGATTGCAAATCATATATTTTTTGAATACCTTCAGTTAAATCTTCATGTTTAAGTTTTTTATAATCACCAACAATAGATTTTAAATAAGTATTTTCTTCTTTTAGTTTTTTTAACTCATCAACATCAATATTACTACTTTTAGAAGTTACTTTATAAATTATCTTTTTATCATCTTTGATTTCAATCTCATTTGAGTTTTTATATATAGAAGATTTAAATTTTTCGATTAAACTAATTGCCTTACTTAATGTAATTTTATCTCTTTTTTCATAACCCAAAACTTTAACATATCTTTTTTTGTCGTACTGAAATCTAGCAATATATTTTTTTCCAAAAATTGGATGCTCATCTTTTGAAATATATAATCCACTATGAGTTGTTATGTCAAAGTCATTTAAATTCATTTTGTACTCCTCATTTTCTCGCTTCCTTCTTGCATATTTTCTATTTCAACTGCACCATTAATTAAAATCTTTCTATCAATTTTAAATATTGACTCATCTTTTGATTTTCTTCCATAATCTATACCATTTAAAAGATGTCTAATACAATTTATTCTAGCTTTTTTCTTATTATCACTCTTAACAACAGTCCAAGGAGCTATTGGAGTATGAGAGGCCATAAGCATTGAAAACTTTGCATTTGTATACTTATCCCAAACTTTTTGAGCCTCTTTATCTATCGGAGATAACTTATATTGTTTTAAAGGATCATCTTCTCTTTTTTTAAATCTTCTCTCTTGCTCTTTTTTAGATACAGAAAAATAATATTTAAATAATATAACACCAGTTTCTACAAGCATCTTTTCAAACTCTGGAACATCTCTTAAAAATTGCTCATGTTGTTCTTTTGTACAAAAGCCCATAACAGGCTCAACTCCAGCCCTATTATACCAACTTCTATCAAATATAACTATCTCACCTGCACTAGGAAAATGACTTACATATCTTTGAAAGTACCATTGAGTTTTTTCTTGTTCATTTGGTTTTTCCAATGCAACAATCCTAGCACCCCTTGGATTTAGATGTTCAGTAATTCTCTTTATAGTTCCACCTTTACCAGCTGCATCTCTTCCTTCAAAAATAATCAAAACTTTCAAACCCTTCTCTTTTACATGATTTTGAAGTTTCAAAAGTTCAATTTGAAGTAATGTAAGTCTTTTTTGATACTCTAAAGTCTCTTTTTTAACCCAAATTTGAACTTTTTGTTCACCATCTTCCTCTTTTTCATTTAGCTCTTTTCTAGGTCTATTTTTATTAACACCATGAGAAATTTCCTCTTGTGTATCTATCTCTGAATTATCATCTTCAAAAGCGTGTCTTACTAAACTTCTATCATGTCCCATATACTATCCTTATGTAATTTTTATCAAGATAATTTTGATTTATAATCATTATAACAAAAGTTTTTTATAACTTTAAAAGAATTATCCTTATTTTTTATAATAATTGATGGTAATTTTATACCATTAAAAGTTGTTGTTTTTACCATTGTATAATGAATCATATCTTCTAAAATGATTCTATCTCCTACTTTTAAAGGTTCATCAAAAGAGTAATCTCCAATAATATCACCAGCTAAACAAGTATTTCCACCTAATCTATATGTATATTTTTTCTCAAATGCTACTGCACTATTTCTTATCATAGCACGATACGGCATTGCAAGAGTATCAGGCATATGAGCTTCTGCACTAGTATCAAGAATTGCTAAATCCATTCCATTATTAACGATATCAAGTACAGTCGCCACAAGGTAACCAGTTTGCCAACCAACAGCTTCACCAGGTTCCATATAAACTTCAAGATGAGGATATCTTTCTTTAAAATCTTTTAAAAGTTTAATCAATCCTTCTACATCATAATCAGCTCTTGTAATATGATGTCCACCACCAAAATTTACCCATTTTAATTTAGAAAAATATTGAGAGAAATTTTTTTCAAAATTTGCTAAAGCACCTTCAAGAGCATCTACATTTTGTTCACAAAGTGCGTGAAAATGAAAACCCTCTAAATATTGTAGTTGTGATTCATCAAAATTTCCTTTTGTAATACCAAGTCTTGAATTTGGAGCACACGGATTATATAAATCAACCTCAACACTTGAATATTCAGGATTTAATCTAACTCCCAAAGATACTTTTTTAAAAGCTTTATCTTTATATCTTTTTAGTTGATTAAATGAGTTAAAAACTAGATGATTTGAGATAGATATAATCTCATCAATCTCTTCATCTTTAAATGCTGGACTATAAGTATGAACTTCTCCCCCAAACTCCTCTTTTGCTAAAAGTGCTTCATGAAGACCAGAAGCACAACAACCTTTAAGGTATTTTTTACATAAATCAAAAGTTGAATACATAGCAAAACCTTTTAGAGCTAAAAGAATTTTAACTCCAGTTTCATCTTGAACTCTTTTTAAAAGTTTTAAGTTATTTTCTAAAAGTTCCTCTTCACAAACATATGCTGGACTTGGAAGTCTTTCAAAGCTTTCAACTATTTCATAATTCTTATTCATAACTATTTCACATCAAGTTCTAAAATTTTCCAAGGAAGACCTTGAGTCATTAACTCATCCATAAATGGTTTTGCATCAAACTCTTCTATATTAAATACTCCTGTATTTTTCCAAATACCTTTATAAAGTAATTTTGAACCAATCATTGCTGGAACTCCTGTTGTATAGCTAACAGCTTGTGCTCCAGTTTCTTTATAACACTCTTGATGGTCACAAACATTGTAGATATAAACTTTTCTTGGTTTTCCATCTTTAAGCCCTTCAATAATACAACCAATATTTGTTTGCCCAACTGTTCTTGGTCCTAAAGATGCAGGATCTGGTAAAAGTGTAGTTAAAAACTCTATTGGAGTAATCATAACGCCTTTGTGATTAACAGGCTCAATTCCTAACATTCCAACGTTTTGTAAACAATTCATATGTTGAATATAAGAGTCTCCAAAAGTCATAAAAAATCTAATTCTTTTTAATCCATTAATATTTTTAGCTAAAGATTCTAACTCTTCGTGATAAAGTAGATATGAAGCCTTTACTCCAATTTCTGGATAATCATGGTCAACTCTTATTTCAAGAGGTTTTGTTTCAATCCATTGACCATTTTCCCAATATCTTCCATTCGCACTTACTTCTCGCAAGTTTATTTCTGGATTAAAGTTTGTTGCAAATTTATATCCATGGTCACCTGCATTACAATCCATAATATCTATATAATTAATCTCATCAAAAAGATTTTGTTGAGCATAAGCACAAAATACCCCTGTAACACCTGGGTCAAATCCTGAACCTAAAAGTGCCATAATTCCAGCTTCTTTAAATTGAGCATCTCTTTCCCATTGAAGTTTATACTCAAATTTAGCCTCATCAGGATGTTCATAATTTGCAGTATCTACATAATCAACTTTACATTTTGTACAAGCATCCATAATCGTTAAATCTTGATAAGGCAATGCTACATTTAACACTAGCTTTGGATTCACTTTTTCAATTAATTTTACTAATTCATCAACACTATCAGCATCAACTTGTGCAGTATCAATTTTAACACCTTGATTTTTTAAAATATACTCTGCTATAGAATCACATTTACTAATAGTTCTTGAGGCCAATGTAATTTTTTCAAAAGTATCAATATTCATTGCACATTTTACAGTTGCAACTTGACTAACTCCACCTGCACCTATTATTAAAATTCCTTTTTTATTCATTTTTAAAACTCCGATATTATTATTTTATATCTAGATTATACAATTTTTAAATAAAAGAATTGATGAAATAAATTAAATATTATATTTAGCAACAATTTGATTACAATTAACATAGTTTTAATAATTCCTTATGTAAACTTCCTTTTTAAGTTATGGGGATGACTTGGTATCGATTAGAGCAGTGAGTATAAGTTGCATGTCGGCCTGAACATGCCGTTACGCGGTTCATTTTTTTTAGACGCAAATAATACAAATTACGCTCCAGCTTACGCAAAAGCTGCGTAAGTTTAACAACTTACTGACTCGCCTTCGGGCTTGAGTCTTTGGAGACTGGCACTACAGATTCTATCTATGTAGGTAAATGCTGGTTCACAATAGATAGATTATCTTTGGGGAGTTGATTGAAACTCAAAGAGAAATTCCAAATCTTAGCTTTATGATTGCCTGGGGAGTTGAGCTGTTGTAAAGTGAAATTATTCAACTCTGCTAAGCATGTAGACGCTTATATGATCTGTTTTAAGACTGCGGTTCGATCCCGCACATCTCCACCAATAATTATAAATTTGATTTCATAACATTAAAATATTAAATTTCTCCTCTTAAATATGAATAAAAAATACCTAAATACTCATGAAATGCTAACTCGACTTTTTTTATATTTGTTCCACTAAAATATGAGGATGGATATGTGCTTGTAAAGTATTTATGATTTGTTGGACTTTCTATAATATCTAAACCCTCTTTTTTAAATAACATTGATGCTCTTTTCATATGACTTGCAGTTGTTACAAGAATTAGCTTTTCACTTTCTACTATTTTTTTACTCTCTATAGCCTCTTCTTTTGTATCTTTTGGAGTATCAAGTGTAATAATATCTGCTTCATTTACACCTAAAGCTATAGCCAATCTTTTTTGCATTTGGGCGTGAGAGTTTGGGTCATCAAAACTATATCCACTAACTATAAGTTTCGTATTTTCTTGATTATTCTTTAGATTTTTGTAATGTCTTATACCTTCTATTAATCTATTTATAGCTGTAGTATTTAACTCAGATGTAATAGCAAAGTTTTCATTTGTTTTATGACCATTTCCCAAAACTAAAATGTACTCTATATCTTTTGGTGTATGTTTTAAAGATTGATGAGCATTTTCCAAAGGTTGAATTATAATATTTGATATAGTTTGATTTGATATTAATGCAAACCACAAAAAACTTAAAAATAAAAATATTTTTGCTTTTTTATAAGAATTTTTTAGCAAAAAAATCAAAGATAAGACTAATAAAAAAAGTCCTATTGGCACAGGCATTAAAAAAGCTGCGATAATTTTTTTTAATACAAACATCTATTCTCCTATTATTGCTGATGTATATCCAACAACTCTTGTTTTATCATTTGAAATATCAGCACTTGTACAATAATGCAAAAGTTTTGTTTGAAGATTATTCTTAATTGAATATTCAATAATAGCTTCTAATCCAACTTTACCACAAGCCTCACAATCTTCAAAAGCTTTTAAATCTTTATTTATTATTGCATTTAAACAAATTAAATCTAGTTTAATAGCATCTTGTTGTGAATAAAAATGGCTTAAATCAGTGCTTATAACCAAAAGAGTATCTTTAGATTTTAAAATATAATCAAAAACTTTTTCCAAATTCAAATAATCAATATCCCCATAAACAATCTCTGCAAAATCAATATTTCCAAAATAGTATTTTATAAAAGGAGCTTGAACTTCTGTTGAGTGTTCAAAGCTACACTCATCTTCAAAACTCAAAAAGTCAAATTTATTTAATAACTCTTTGGAATATTCTAAATCTATTTTTAGATTTCCAAAAGGAGTTTCATATTCATTATAAAAACAAACACTAGCTCCTCTAAACCAAATTTTATGTGAAGGTCCTACAACAACAACTCTTTTATAATTATTTAAACTAGCCATTTTGTAAGATTTATTTGCCGTAAATCCACTATAAATATATCCAGCATGAGGAACAATAATGGCATTTATACTTTTAAAACTATTTTTATCATCTTTTATTTTATTAAATTTTTCAAAATACTCTAATAACTCTTTTTTATTATCTGGATAAAAGCTACCACTTACAACAGATTTTCTTATGCTCATTTTACTTTTTCTACCTCATATTTATATACTTTTGGTTTAAAATTATCATCTATTTCAAATCCACCTTTATAACATAAATGGGCAAAAAAATCATCAAATTTTGGTAACATATCCCAAACTTGTGGCAAAAAAGTACTTCTTTTTCCATCTTGCTCAATAATAACTCCATCTATATATGGTCTTATTTTTGATTTTAAATCTTCAAAATCTTTATACTCTACTAGAATAGGAGGTGTTAAAATAGATATTTCAATCTCTATTTTCTTAAATTCTTCAAGACTTAACTCTAAAAATCTTGGATCCTCAAAAGCTGCCATATATGAGTTATTTATTAAATCATCAAACAAAGTTCTATTTGCTTCTAAACTTCCTATACAACCTCTTAACTCTTTATTTAAAGTGAGAGTTACAAAGCTTGCCCTCTTTTCATTTAAAAAGTTATTATTTTTTAAAAACTCATTTTTATCAATATTTACTTTATTATTAAATTTTCTCTCAATTGATTTTTTTGCTATATTTATTAATATATCTTTATCCATTGTTATCTCCTATTTTTTTATAAAGCACTTGTAATTTTAGTATAAATATGATTGATTATAATCAATATAGCAATATTTTTTCTCGTATATAATGCATTTAGATAAAAATATTTGAAGTAATAGGAGTAGAAAATGTTAGGTGAAGTAGTTAGGAACAGACCTGAAATTGCCTTGGATGATTTTTTACCTATATTTTTATCATCGTCTTTAGTACTTGTTTTTGGTGCTTTATTTGTAGGTATTTATACTTTAGTAAAAATGGGTTATTTAAAAAAGTTTTATATGCCACTTGCATATCTTTTTTGGATACTTCAAGCTTACTGTATGTATTTTATGGCTACAAGGCTTCAAGTAGGAGATTTTGTTGGGAAAGTTTTATTTATCACTATGATAGCTTATCTTACTTTACCTCATCTTTATTACTATTTGAACAGCAAAGCAGAAGAAGAGTATGAAAATTAATAAAAAAGGGGGAAGGTAGCAATGTCTAAAAAAGTGTCTGTATGGACAGATAATCGTTTTTGGCAAAGATCAGCTGCTTGGGTTACTGGTGTAGCTGCCATGTTACTAATTTGGCTAACTTTTGACAGTATGAGTCAAATTAAAATGGGTTCACAAGATGATCTTAGTAGTGGAATAACAAAAAGAGTTCCATCTCCAACTGTTATAAATTATAAGGTTTCTTATGAATTTAGCGAAAAAAGAGGTCATGAAGTACCTGTAATTGGAGAAAAAGAGAAATTCTTTGGAAGAGATGATTACAGCGAGGAAGAAGCTATGGCTTTATTAAACTTGGGTAAATTAGCTTCTCAAACTAAAAACTGTATGAATTGTCATACTTTACTTGGAAATGGTGCATATTATGCTCCTGATTTAACTAAAGCTTGGCTTGACCCTATGTGGGATTCATATATACTTAGAATGGGTAAAGCTTCAAAAGAAGAGGCTATAGCTGAATTTTTACAACATCCATCTGATAATCCATCAAATGAGAGAATGATGCCAAATCTTGGTATTACAGCAGATGAAGCAAAAGGTTTAGTGGCATTTTTAAAACATATGTCATCAATAGATACAAATGGTTTCCCTAGAAACTTTGGGAAAATCGAAGGAGGAATTCATGGTAGATAATATGAAATCTCAATCTAAACAATTAGGAAAAATGTATTTTACAGTTGCAGCAATACTTTTTGGTGCACAAATACTATTTGGTCTAATTGCTGGGACTCAGTTTGTATATAGTGGATTTTTATTTGAACTATTGGATTTCAATGTTGCTAGAATGGTACATATAAATGCTTTAGTTGTTTGGCTTTTGTATGCAATGATTGGTTCTGTTTACTATTTACTTCCTGATGAAACAAAAATAGAAACTGTTGGAATTGGTTTAGGAAAATTAGGATTTTATGTATTAACTTTAGCTGTTACAGTTGTAGTTTTAGTATATATTCTAATACAAGTAGGACCTGCAAATGAGATGTCTATTTGGCTAATTCACGAAGGAAGAGAGTATATTGAAGCTCCTAGATGGGCTGATATTGGTATAGTTGTTGTTGTTTTAATCTTTTTAGCAAATGTTTATTTAACTGCAATAAAAGGTGAAAGAACAGGAATTATTACAGTTTTAATGGCTGATTTACTTGCTCTTGCTGGATTATATCTAGCTGGAATGTTTTATACAAATAATATTTCAATTGATCAATACTGGTGGTGGTGGGTTATTCACCTTTGGGTTGAAGCTACTTGGGAAGTATTTGTTGCATCTGTTATTGGTTGGGCATTAATTAAAATAATTGGTGCAAATAGACAAATTGTTGAAATGTGGTTATGGATTGAAGTATCAATGCTATTTGGTTCTGGAATTTTGGGAATCGGTCATCACTATTTCTGGATTGGAACACCTGAATACTGGTGGGAAATTGGAGCACTTTTCTCTGCACTTGAACCTGTACCTTTAGTTGCAATGTTCGTACACGTAATGTACGATTGGGGTAAAGAGCAAGGATTACAAAAAGCTCAACATGGAAAAGCTCAAATGAACAATACACCAGCTTTTTTATGGTTTTGTGCAAGTGCGTTTGGTAACTTTTTAGGTGCTGGTATTTGGGGATTCTTTCACACATTACCACAAATGAATATTTACACTCACGGTACACAATTTACATCAGCTCACGGTCACTTAGCTTTCTTTGGAGCATTTGCAATGGCAATGATTGCAATGTTTTATATGGGAGTTCAAGGGAATAAAAAAGAGTTAAAAATGACAAGTCTTACAAAATGGGGATTTGCTTTAATAACTATTGGAGTTGTTGGAATGACAGTAGCTTTAACTATTGCTGGATATGGTCAAGTTATGATTGAAAGAGCACAGTTTGGTGCGACTTGGGAAGCATATTTTATTGGTCAAAGCAGTGTTTGGTTTAAACAAGCTATGGGTTGGAGATTAGCTATGGGTCTTGTTACATTTGTAGGTTTCTTATTTTTAGTAATTGATTTACTAACAATAAAAAATGCAAAAATAAATCAAGAATCATAAAAGGAGGTAATTATGTTTACAGAATTTACAGATATTGTTCCAAGTTTTTTTGGATGGTTAAATCAAGGTCCTATGACTTTGACACTATTTTTACACGGTGCAATAGTTCTTCCAATGTATTTTATATACAAACAAGAGAAGAAAAGACTAGAGAGTGAAAATAAAGGCAAGTAAAGTTTTATAGTGGTAAAGCACTATAAAACTTACTAAACTATTGTTTGGTTGTATATCTATTTTATTAAAAGGGAGAAAAAGATGAAATTAACAAAAGTTTTAAGTATGGTAGCAGTTGCTAGCTTGGGTTTAACAAGTGTTTCTATGGCTGAAGAGATAAAATTAACTGAAGAGCAGATGAAAGATGCCAATCAAGTATATTTTGATAGATGTGCTGGTTGTCATGGAATGCTAAGAAAAGGAGCTTTAGGTCCTACACTTGAAGCAAAAGAGATGAAAACTAGAGGTACTGAGTATCTAAAAACAATAATTCATGAAGGAACTCCTGGTGGAATGCCAGATTGGGGAAAATCTGGTGAATTAACATCTGCTCAAACTGAATTAATGGCAAAATATATTCAAGTAGAGGCTCAAACTCCACCTGAAAA from the Aliarcobacter cryaerophilus ATCC 43158 genome contains:
- the ppk2 gene encoding polyphosphate kinase 2, whose amino-acid sequence is MNLNDFDITTHSGLYISKDEHPIFGKKYIARFQYDKKRYVKVLGYEKRDKITLSKAISLIEKFKSSIYKNSNEIEIKDDKKIIYKVTSKSSNIDVDELKKLKEENTYLKSIVGDYKKLKHEDLTEGIQKIYDLQSLKPYQIELIKLQNWLEKENKRMIIIFEGRDASGKGGAIRRITRYMNNKHYRVVALGKPTETQRNQWFLQRYIEHFPTGGEIVLFDRSWYNRAMVEPIFGFCTPEEHEIFMEDIVNFEQDLVRQGMILIKLYFSVSKEEQKRRFDRRIQDPLRQWKFSEVDMQAQDLWDEFSEKKYEMLRRTTSRSAPWHIIRSDDKQLARFEALKIILNSVDYDGRNYSLNFEANEDINISVQRELLQMRKTKDY
- the ppk2 gene encoding polyphosphate kinase 2 — translated: MGHDRSLVRHAFEDDNSEIDTQEEISHGVNKNRPRKELNEKEEDGEQKVQIWVKKETLEYQKRLTLLQIELLKLQNHVKEKGLKVLIIFEGRDAAGKGGTIKRITEHLNPRGARIVALEKPNEQEKTQWYFQRYVSHFPSAGEIVIFDRSWYNRAGVEPVMGFCTKEQHEQFLRDVPEFEKMLVETGVILFKYYFSVSKKEQERRFKKREDDPLKQYKLSPIDKEAQKVWDKYTNAKFSMLMASHTPIAPWTVVKSDNKKKARINCIRHLLNGIDYGRKSKDESIFKIDRKILINGAVEIENMQEGSEKMRSTK
- the nspC gene encoding carboxynorspermidine decarboxylase — translated: MNKNYEIVESFERLPSPAYVCEEELLENNLKLLKRVQDETGVKILLALKGFAMYSTFDLCKKYLKGCCASGLHEALLAKEEFGGEVHTYSPAFKDEEIDEIISISNHLVFNSFNQLKRYKDKAFKKVSLGVRLNPEYSSVEVDLYNPCAPNSRLGITKGNFDESQLQYLEGFHFHALCEQNVDALEGALANFEKNFSQYFSKLKWVNFGGGHHITRADYDVEGLIKLLKDFKERYPHLEVYMEPGEAVGWQTGYLVATVLDIVNNGMDLAILDTSAEAHMPDTLAMPYRAMIRNSAVAFEKKYTYRLGGNTCLAGDIIGDYSFDEPLKVGDRIILEDMIHYTMVKTTTFNGIKLPSIIIKNKDNSFKVIKNFCYNDYKSKLS
- a CDS encoding saccharopine dehydrogenase family protein; amino-acid sequence: MNKKGILIIGAGGVSQVATVKCAMNIDTFEKITLASRTISKCDSIAEYILKNQGVKIDTAQVDADSVDELVKLIEKVNPKLVLNVALPYQDLTIMDACTKCKVDYVDTANYEHPDEAKFEYKLQWERDAQFKEAGIMALLGSGFDPGVTGVFCAYAQQNLFDEINYIDIMDCNAGDHGYKFATNFNPEINLREVSANGRYWENGQWIETKPLEIRVDHDYPEIGVKASYLLYHEELESLAKNINGLKRIRFFMTFGDSYIQHMNCLQNVGMLGIEPVNHKGVMITPIEFLTTLLPDPASLGPRTVGQTNIGCIIEGLKDGKPRKVYIYNVCDHQECYKETGAQAVSYTTGVPAMIGSKLLYKGIWKNTGVFNIEEFDAKPFMDELMTQGLPWKILELDVK
- a CDS encoding YdcF family protein — encoded protein: MFVLKKIIAAFLMPVPIGLFLLVLSLIFLLKNSYKKAKIFLFLSFLWFALISNQTISNIIIQPLENAHQSLKHTPKDIEYILVLGNGHKTNENFAITSELNTTAINRLIEGIRHYKNLKNNQENTKLIVSGYSFDDPNSHAQMQKRLAIALGVNEADIITLDTPKDTKEEAIESKKIVESEKLILVTTASHMKRASMLFKKEGLDIIESPTNHKYFTSTYPSSYFSGTNIKKVELAFHEYLGIFYSYLRGEI
- the amrB gene encoding AmmeMemoRadiSam system protein B, with the translated sequence MSIRKSVVSGSFYPDNKKELLEYFEKFNKIKDDKNSFKSINAIIVPHAGYIYSGFTANKSYKMASLNNYKRVVVVGPSHKIWFRGASVCFYNEYETPFGNLKIDLEYSKELLNKFDFLSFEDECSFEHSTEVQAPFIKYYFGNIDFAEIVYGDIDYLNLEKVFDYILKSKDTLLVISTDLSHFYSQQDAIKLDLICLNAIINKDLKAFEDCEACGKVGLEAIIEYSIKNNLQTKLLHYCTSADISNDKTRVVGYTSAIIGE
- the amrA gene encoding AmmeMemoRadiSam system protein A, with protein sequence MDKDILINIAKKSIERKFNNKVNIDKNEFLKNNNFLNEKRASFVTLTLNKELRGCIGSLEANRTLFDDLINNSYMAAFEDPRFLELSLEEFKKIEIEISILTPPILVEYKDFEDLKSKIRPYIDGVIIEQDGKRSTFLPQVWDMLPKFDDFFAHLCYKGGFEIDDNFKPKVYKYEVEKVK
- a CDS encoding c-type cytochrome, which produces MSKKVSVWTDNRFWQRSAAWVTGVAAMLLIWLTFDSMSQIKMGSQDDLSSGITKRVPSPTVINYKVSYEFSEKRGHEVPVIGEKEKFFGRDDYSEEEAMALLNLGKLASQTKNCMNCHTLLGNGAYYAPDLTKAWLDPMWDSYILRMGKASKEEAIAEFLQHPSDNPSNERMMPNLGITADEAKGLVAFLKHMSSIDTNGFPRNFGKIEGGIHGR
- a CDS encoding cbb3-type cytochrome c oxidase subunit I; this encodes MVDNMKSQSKQLGKMYFTVAAILFGAQILFGLIAGTQFVYSGFLFELLDFNVARMVHINALVVWLLYAMIGSVYYLLPDETKIETVGIGLGKLGFYVLTLAVTVVVLVYILIQVGPANEMSIWLIHEGREYIEAPRWADIGIVVVVLIFLANVYLTAIKGERTGIITVLMADLLALAGLYLAGMFYTNNISIDQYWWWWVIHLWVEATWEVFVASVIGWALIKIIGANRQIVEMWLWIEVSMLFGSGILGIGHHYFWIGTPEYWWEIGALFSALEPVPLVAMFVHVMYDWGKEQGLQKAQHGKAQMNNTPAFLWFCASAFGNFLGAGIWGFFHTLPQMNIYTHGTQFTSAHGHLAFFGAFAMAMIAMFYMGVQGNKKELKMTSLTKWGFALITIGVVGMTVALTIAGYGQVMIERAQFGATWEAYFIGQSSVWFKQAMGWRLAMGLVTFVGFLFLVIDLLTIKNAKINQES